Proteins co-encoded in one Amia ocellicauda isolate fAmiCal2 chromosome 11, fAmiCal2.hap1, whole genome shotgun sequence genomic window:
- the LOC136762973 gene encoding ganglioside GM2 activator-like, whose protein sequence is MALLKFTAVLSAFCCFLPWGNAAGLFGGGSLGNPLKMTVSDLKNCTPGDALVLKKLSLPDTIHIPGPVPVSLTGELKEPLSGPLSIAVELKKKVLGTLLEVPCINNLGSCVYDNICEKLDQIFPGDSCPSEILSMGGSCHCPIQPSVLHFPPTTLNIPEIIIAQLPPFLTAGEFHLQVTANSGKKTIGCLHTSVTLA, encoded by the exons ATGGCTCTGCTGAAGTTCACTGCTGTCCTGAGTGCGTTCTGCTGTTTTCTCCCATGGGGAAATGCAGCAGGGTTGTTTGGCGGAGGGTCCCTG GGGAATCCGCTTAAGATGACTGTCTCTGATTTGAAGAACTGTACTCCCGGAGACGCCTTAGTTCTGAAAAAGTTGAGCTTGCCAGATACAATTCATATCCCAGGACCCGTCCCTGTGTCACTCACAGGTGAACTGAAGGAACCCCTCAGTGGTCCTCTGTCG ATCGCTGTTGAATTGAAGAAAAAGGTTTTGGGCACTTTGCTAGAAGTGCCTTGCATCAATAATCTAGGCAGCTGTGTTTATGATAACATCTGTGAAAAACTGGATCAGATCTTCCCAGGAGATAGCTGCCCCTCAGAAATTCTCTCCATGGGCGGCTCCTGCCATTGTCCAATCCAACCG agTGTATTGCATTTTCCTCCAACTACCCTCAACATCCCCGAAATCATCATTGCACAGCTTCCTCCCTTTCTCACCGCTGGCGAATTCCATCTCCAAGTCACCGCcaacagtggaaaaaaaacaattggctgTCTCCATACCTCTGTTACCTTGGCATAG